The nucleotide sequence GGGATCTTACCGGAAGATGATGGTCATCGCGGCAGGCGTAAAAGCGGGCGGCGAATGCGCGAGCGGAGTCCAAGAGAAACAAGCCATAGCCGCTGTCGCAGCAGCCAGCGACGCCGTCGGGGTTGCCatcgggggaggaggaggaagggagggAAGAACGGAGGAGGGCGAGCTTGATCTTTTTGACGTGCTTCTTGAGTTGCCGGTAGTCGACGAAGGCGTCCTTCCACTCGGGGATCATTTGCGCCTCCAACTCCCGTGAAAACTTCACcatttcccctcttcttcttcttcttttctctcctTCGGATATAGAGATGAGGAGGAGAGGACGGAACCAATACGTATATATATAGAGAGGGTAAGCCAACACCGTtagtataaaataagaaaaatcttCTTCACTTTTaatttaagattttcttttttactctctTAGTAATACTTTCAAATATCTAATATATTATTGTAAAAATAATAGGTCTCAGATTCAAATCCAACATAATTTATGGCAATgaaagtttttaattttttttcaaatattcatCATAATTGTTCATCAAAATTACGTGTATACTTTATTaaaatttcattatatatatatatatatatatccctctaaATACAGTAATTTAAGTGTTAGTTAACATCATAATAATAAGAATATGATGGATATTTCagatattttctatttttatccACTTTTTAACTCAAAGTTGTTAAAGTTACGCACACTTGGAAGTGATTAACCCGTCTTTTTGCATGGATGCCAGTCAGAGAAGTGtgggtgtgtgtatgtatatatatagagagagagagaagcacacACACGGCAACACTTCTTGTGCTTCCCGTGTTTAATGGCACAAGTTTAGACAGAGTATATGTTGGAGCACGAAGGTAGGGTTGGGTGTTAACCTGGAAATATGGTGGGATATGACTCAGACATCACCAGAATTTTCTTGTAGTCACACTGAAGAGGCAATGGGttaacatagagagagagagatgttggtCTTAGGAGGATTGAGCCACTGATCCCTTCTGATCCAATCCGACAACACATGCTTCATGTAAGGAACTTTTCTCACTATCGTGTGACACAGATACATGGATATATGAAAAGTATTCTCAAAAACACAGTTAAGATATCAGTGGAGTAATATTGTGAAGAGGCTGCTGACATGTCACAAAATACAAACACCATTAACTGTTGCCGGATGGACAATAACTGAGCCTTTTTGCTTTTGACCGTCTTGGAATACATGGAATACGGACAGGTtcctattttcttcttcttcttcttcttcttcttcttcttcttctcacgtCTGCTTTGGGCATTATCATGCTTGTGGATGATGCGTCCTAATGCATGCAACGCACTGAAATCCATCGTGGTCAGAAGAGATGATTGGCTGTGCAGCACTAATCATCGTAATGCTTCGTGCATCGTAATGCATGCATCACACTGCAGTCCATTGGGGCCAGAAGACGTTCTTTCTTGGACGTGTAACAATCACCATTTGTACTACGACCGTACGGACGTCCTTGTGGTCCTATAAGTCGTAAAGAGGGACCATGGTGATTACATTCACCAAACATAATCTCATCTCattcatgaaaattttatttcacGAAATGGTTGCCGTAAATTAATGTTTAACTTGGTCTGGTTTTAAGATGGTcaactttttttttccaaaaatattAGATTACATTAACCAATGGCCAAACAAGTTTAAAGTTTGCGGTCTGATAAGCACAGTCGGAATCATTTCTACTCACACTGCCATCTCCACCGATTGGATCCCAGACCGATCAGTATCAGATAGTCGAATTTCCACCCTTCATCAGTATCTACATGCAGTCTGAGGTTAAAGATGACACTTGAGCCTTCAAAGACCTTTGTAGCTTCGATGGCAGTCGAGTCTTTAGTGACGCCATGGATGATCCCCATGTTGCTTTGCCGTGAATGTCCACTCTGATAATGCTTCATCCTCTTTGCATGCTCACCCTCCTCATTGGCCACTGCTCTTTGCAAGTAGATGAGTGGATCATTCCACTAGGGTGGTGTACCCTTTCCATTCTGGGTATTATTCTACAGACCATAGTGCTTGGTCATTCATCCACAGGAGGACGACGGTGGTGTCAGGTTGATCACCATCGCATCACTATAGGTTTCATTAGTTCATGTGCACATCTCCAAAAGCGAATGCTTTTGGCATCCAAAGAGACTATCTCGATGAGACATCAGTAGCGTTAGGTAAACTCTTTTGCAAAAGGTTCCGTATATGTATCATCTCAGGCCAACTCTTTATTCAGCACTTGAGCACCTCGTGCATGCAAATCCAATCGCCTAAACAATGCGTCTCCTTCTCGGCCTTtcacgggtgtaaatccaaacgaCCCTTTTCATCTAGCGGTAGGGGTTAGTCGGGTGGCCGTGGTTTTGAAATCGTTGGTTTTGGTTCCAAGATGAACCGATTCCACGGTTCTGGTTTTCAGTTTctgtcgacgaactctcgaatcgTGTCTGTATGGTTCGGTTCGACCTTCGATGTGCTGGTTGTTGGATGGGAGCCTCTGTCGAGTCGAGTTGAGTTTGAGCCTCATCTTCCGAGTGCATCTTCTCCGTTATCAAGAGGAGGATTTCTTGACTCAACCCCTCGGAAGGTTAAGTCAGTAGCGTACATGATTTGATGATGGTAGTTGACTCCTCGGGCAGTCAGCTTGTACGTTTGTGCGAGCGCTACCGACTTGCACGGAACGATGTCGCATGGCACCGTTTCAAACTTTTCGAAGCGACTTTGTACCATATGATTGTGACCACGAGGATAATGCTAGAATATATCCTATCAATTTCGATTGAATTTGAAAGCAACTAGTCATCCTATTGAATTTCAGCTGGAATAAAATCTTGATCACCTACGTGTAGGGATTAATTAAAGACGCCACGCCACATTGACGCATGCCTCCACTCCATATCTTCAAGGCAAAAGTTGACATGGATCTGCCTATCTTCTCCGaggaagcatcacacacttttggGGCATGTTTGAGTGGTGGTTGCTAGCACACTAAGGAGGCACTTCGAACACGTAAAAGGAGGATGACGAAGAAGAAAAGTAAAAGCCTCGAGTAAAAGGATGATGATGAGGTCCGCCGGACTTAGGTAACAAAGTCAAGCCAGCTATAGTCTCTGCGCATCGACGAGACTTCCATCGACTAAATCGACATGTCTTATCGATGaaagttttgcttttctttttctgtttgtgTTCCAAAAACAGATAAATAGAAGATTTGTTCATCGGAGTACATGTAATAGGTACGTTCGTGTTCACGTAGGATATGCTGTCATTATGAAGCTAGCTAGCTCGCTAGCTATTTGAGTACATCATCAATAAATGCACATAGGAGCACCATAGATGATGAGATGATATAGCTAGCAATCATGTTTTGATGGCTTTGATCACCTCTCCTGTTACAAGATGGTGGCTTTTTCATAAGGATGACATTGTCCGTCCTCCACTGTGAGATTAGCTCTTCATCTATCTAAGCTTCAACGCACGATATTGTCCGTCCCCACCCGACTTGTAGCGTGAATGGCAcccaaaggagagagagagagattataaaaAGCtattaatttaatctaaaaacttATTAAATTATGAATCAAACCTATCTATCAATGGgattcttttaatttttaataatataagattaTTCTTTAGTCCCTTTAATTTTTGATACATGAATATTTCCTTagttcttttctctctctataaATGGGTGGTTGATATAGTTGTCTTCGCCTTATTGTTTAGGATAGATTAGATTTATTTTTCACTTGGTTGTAGCCAATAtctagtttatttatttattttataattttttattcactCATTGTTTTATGAACCTTACCTCAAGTATCATATTATGATTCTAAGTTGAACGATAAGTTTAAGCCAAATTAATCAAGGCTAACATATATGAGATTGGATATTAATTCAATCCAAAAGTTAAACTTATTAAGTCGAAAGTCAAACCTAATATACATTAgtaatatgttattattattttaattcttttAATATCTCGCATACCTAAATATTCTCTTAATATTCCACGTGTAACTAATATCTCTACGATGGAGTTTGATTGGGGTATTTCTGGTGTAATAAATATCTGTATCATGTGTAACTAATATCTGTACGATGGAGTTTAATTGCTTAGCACATTGTTGCATAAGCGACATACTCTAATTTGAGACATCTACGTACGTAATGTTGCATAAGCGATAAATCTCGAATGAATTCACATGTGAACATCATTTAATATAACCTTATAATAATTCctgaattatttatttatttatttatttgcttTAGAATATTTTAATCGAGGGTCAAGATTCTCTTTCTGCGTCAAACAAGGACCGTTGGATGTATAGCCCGAATCTCACAGCTCCAGATGGCTCCGGCCACATAAATACATGAGATAATGTTGGCCGCCGGATTACTTCGTCGCGTTTTATTGAGGCCGCCCGTTCCCGGTCTCGGTCCATCATCGATCACACGGTCCAGGTTTCATCCATCCAGTTCACGAATCTTACGGTCCACACTCTTCGGCGATCTCACCCCGAACCGGGCGGCTTCTTTCCGGCCCTCCATCTACGATAAATGCAAACCGTCCTTGCAGCTGCCGCCCATCTTCACCTGGCGGAGGTCGGTGGGCGGCGGAAGCGAGCGATCGAGAGAGATACCGAGACCCAACCAGGTACGCTTCGGATGAGCTTCCCTCCAAAGTTCCTCTTTTCTTTCGCATCCCAACCCTAATCCCTGCATTCTGGTGTTGTTGGGGGGGTTTGACTTCCGATCCACCCCCGTAGATGGGTGGATCTCTTCGGGTGCATCGTCAGGGCAATCAGCATTTCATCGGCTTGTTATTTGTTCTTATTGTTTGGAATTAATGAATCGTTAGGGGCTAATGGATTTTGCTGTAAAGATTCAATAAATGTTTCGCACTTTGAATCCCATGGCGTATTTTGTATCCTATGTTTTCACGTAAAAGGGAACTTGAGAAAAGGGACTTTTCACTGTTCTAAGCACGAAGACTGCCCAAAGAATGGGTTAATTTACGTAGAGCTCATCTTTGTTGCATTGGGGGATCACCATTACATGAATATAGAACTTGCTCCTAAGTAATTTTTTTGTCAACAGCTAATTGCTCGATGTTTCCTGAAACGGACTCTGGGAAATGTTTCCACTGTTTCTTCTTGCTCACTACCCTAATACCTGATTTCCGCTTTTAACACattttatatctttaataaagtgttcttcttctttgtgtGCAATGCATGTGTGTGCCTTTTCCATGCAAGACATGGGATGAGCCTTTAAGAAAGTCGAATCGCATTGACATGCTGCATTATGCATGTAAAGGACTTCACTGGTGATGTAGGTTACTAATGCAGTCCTTACTTTGCTTGTAGTTGATCTTACGAAAGATGCTGGGCTTGGTTGTCACTCATGAAGTATATTCCTATACTTCAACAATGACCTGAATGACTGGTTGGCAAGTACCACCCTTGCATTTTGAATGGCGGATTGTGCTTCTATACCATCTTGTGCCCGTGCACAATTGCAAAGTATTATTTCCAGAAACAACCATTTTGTTGCCAGCCAAAGAAATGCATATGCCAGAATGTTACAAAGGTGAATCACACATCAAAATTCTGTTATATCTTACTTCTTAATGGACCCTATGTTCTTTTATCATCTTTGTATTTATCTGTTTGTCGAACACATTGATGATTATGTCTGTCTGTGTAAGGACAGCACTTGAGAAAATGGATGTATACATTCAGAATGATATCGAAGAAATATCTTTCTGATTTTTGTTAATTTTCTGATTATATGAATGTTTTGTTTGGAAACTTGGACTGATTGCCCTCCATGCCACAGGGACTGTATCAAGAAAGGGCATCTTTTTGGACAGTTCAAATGTTCAGCAACTTGTTTAGCTAGTGCTACTTTTCGCACTGGCATAAATGACAtaatttgcatgaagaagagctcTATCAAATGTCGTTGTCAGGGGATTCTGATGAATCCCGAGACTAATATGCCAAACAATTGGATTCCTATTGTCAACCAAGTTCTTCTAACAGTCAGTGTGATCTTTGCATACCTAGCTGGAGTAGTTCCCAGGGACAGAGCTTTTTCTAGGGTACGAGACGGCACTACAGGCTTACATCGTGATGCTGCAACATCCAGTTACGGTAGGTAAGAGTAGGCTGCTAATCAGAAGAACCATGTATAATTGTATGGCATTGCATATTTATCTCATGTGTTGAGAAATTAGTAATCTCTTCCATATCTCAAGCCTGACATATTCTAGCTGATGTGGATGCACCAATTTCTGGACAGATCAACTGAGTCTACCTCAAACGATTATTGGTATGAAACCTGCAAAAAGCTTATGGATGCTTTGAGTACAATTAAGAATGATAGTAATTTCACTAGCAACGTTGCTGAAAACAATGCTGACAGCAAAAAGCAACCCTTCAATTTGTTTGCTATTGATGAAGGTCCCAGGTTGCGTTTGATTTGGGTCACTTTGCAGCGATTGCAAACAGAGGCAAGTATTATATCTAATTCCTTATGTTTTACATTCAATTGAATAGTTCTCTAGTCTGATGAAACTGTTGATATTGGAGGTCATAGGTTGTCAATAAAATCTCAAAACAAGAGATTTTGATTATGGCGCCTATGTTCTCTTTGTTCTTTTGATGGTAGTTTAGATTTCTATATGTAACCTAGTTCCTCaccattttgattatttttataatgCATTTAGTATACAATATTTACAAGAAATTTatatatcataatagtttctttTGTGAATGCCCAGTTTTATGCATAGGACTGGAAAGGTCAAAGATAAAACCATTTTTTTGGATAGCTGAATAAAATTTTTACTAGTCATGATTGATCTGTGGGTATCTGGCCTTTATTGGATTTATAATGATAATAGATGGATCAACCTTTCAACCCGTGTAGGAAAAGAGATATGACACcaaaaaacaaaataaagaagaaaaataatttgGTTGTATTAGAGTGAGTAGTGGTGATATGGATGTGAGTGAAAATCGAGAAGACCTAGAAATAGGCAGGCTTAACATACTTGTTCCTGTAAGATTGTGGTCTAAAGTTTAGGGGTAAGAATATTATATCGAGACAGGTTTTTAGTAGAAGAGGAGAGCAGGAAGGACCTATAATATAAACATAAatgcaaagaaaaaagaaagattgaAAAAGAAATGCAGGatttgaaaaaagaaaataatagagTAATTATTACTCCTGTTGGTGACACAGATAGAGCGATCATGCTGGTTAATATATATTGCCTTCtttatgaaaatatatatttatatggatGCCATAATCCAGCTTAAACTCAATGCAGCTAGGGTTTGGGTTATGTCTGGTAGATTCTATAATTGGGTTTACTGTATTTATATGATTTTCAGTTAATACAACATCAGCATCCTTGTATTTTGTCACTTGGCTTGATTATGGTCTATCTGATTCAACTTGTTGTTTGATGCAAGTTGAGCATTCCTAGTCCTTCACTGGGTTCAATCAAGTTTCTGCTTGAGCTCTTAACAGCTATTGTGGATGATTTGACCGGAACTTGCCCAAATCTTTAACAATCCCAAACTTGATCTGTCATAAGCCTATATAAGAATGTTTATTTTCTTATGAAACAATTGTTTTCATTGAGAACTTCAATCTGTCAGACACTGCAAACTATTATATATGCTTCTCTAATGGTCAAGATCTCCTTGGACCAAACTCCAGTATAATACACTTACAAGACCCATAACACTGTCTTGTGGATAATTGATCTTTAATAGATGCTGATATCTGCCAAGCAGATTATACTTGTGAGAAATTTTGTTTTCAAGTTACAACTGAAGAAGAAACACCTGTAATGGTTTAAGGCATCCCATCTTCTTTGTGTATGAAGATATCTTGTTGAGTTTTATAAACACATTGGAAAATAAACAAGACATATTATCCCATCATGTCCTCCTACTATTGGGTGTGTTATTTCCTCCTACTATTGAGTTAATCAAAACTATTAATGTTGCCATACCGTAGAATGGTCTACATCCAAGTTAAAATTCATTGTTCATCTGGCTCCACACTGCATACCAACAAAAGCattcatggagagagagagagagagagagagagagagagagagagagagagagagagagagagagagaaggctgaTATTGTTTTTTTGAAGTTTTCTTGTCAATAattaaattttgaagtatgtcttAACATAATGTTTTTCTTCTATGTTATTGTTCATCAGATGATCTTTCAAGGTGCCTGAATTATTGTAGATATAGTTTAAGATGCTATGACTGCATTGGCAGGTCAATGATATCTCAGAAAATAGCGAATTTGTGACTCATGATATCTGGCTAAAGATCTCATTAGAAGTTATAAAAGGAGCAATGCTACCAATATGCAAGGAATGGCTCGAGGTAGAACTCAATCTGGAAATTGGAGAGTGCAACATGGTACATCAGAacacatgatttttctttttattgtaaTGCTTCAAAATTCTGATTGAGATTTTCAATTCTGTCTCAGATGCTTACTTCCAAAATGCTAAAGAAATTGAAGGGAGATGATAGAATCTTACAAAATATCAATAGAGTAGGCAAGTCTGAACTATATTCAGATTTGTTATTCTTTCTTAGATTTGGTTCTCTCAGGTATTAatataacttttgatattttgTTGTTGAACAATGTTTCTTTAGAAGTTACTCCttgatacaacaacaacaacaacaacaacaacaaaagccgTAATTTAGAAGTTACTTCTTAATATTACATGAAATTGCcatattttgatatatagatcTAACCATCATTTGCTTATTCAAGTGTTCAAAAGCCTCTAGAATTGAATTTGTGTGGATGTTGGAGGTATGAAGTTATCAATGTAAGCTGCAAAAAACGATAGGTTTTGTTGTTTCTCAAAATTTGGATGCATATCATCTCAAAAAGTACTGATCTCAATCATTTACACCAAAAAACCATTAATTTCAGGATTCAAACAGTAACTCTTTGATCTTTTGTCAATGACTGTTCATATATCTGGGAATTTTTTATATTCATATAGCAATGAGTATATTtcatttataatttatttgtCTAAATTGTAAAAGTGCTGAGGCTCATCAGCTATCGAAACGTTTGCTTGACACTTCAATTCTCAAGGTGAAATCCTAATTAAGATTAAGCAGGTCAATCATATTTTGATCCTCCAAACATTATTTGCTGCTAGGAATGGAAGGAAAGGCCTTtgcataagacattcatatctagCATATAACACAACCAATAGATATCCTGCTTTACAAGGTCCTGTAAAGCTTTTAGAGAAAGCTGCATTACCAATATTTTTGTCTCCCTTTTCCCATTGTTGATGTCTACTCATTTGTCTTATCTTTTGAGGGTTGAACATCCAATTAGTTCTGCTCTACCGAAGCAAAGCCCATTAAACATGATGTGGGAGTTAGAGTTGGTCTTGAAGGTTAAATCCTAATAGAGATTAGGCAAGCCCATTATATTTTGATTCCCGTAGCATTATTTGCTGCTAGGAGCGGAATGAGAAGTTACTGAACAAAGAAATCTTTTGCATATGGCAGTTATATCAAGCATATTACACAACTGATGGATATCATGCCACAGAAGGTCCTGTAATGCTTTTAGAGAGATCTGCATTATCACATATTTTTTGGTCTCTTTTTCCCTTCTTGGTATTCGTTCATCTTTGTTACCTATTGACAAAATTTTTATGCTTGAACATCCAATTAATTATGTGCTAGTGAAGCAAAGCCCAGTAAGCATGATGTGGGAGTTAGAAGTTGGATTGTCTGTCAATGTTATTTAATTACAATTGTTAAATTTATGGGCTATAAATTTTAACTGAAGACTTAAAGAGGGATCAGTTGAAAGCCAGTGCGTTATCAAGAAATGGCTAACGAAGTAGAATAAATAATTAactctttttaaatatttaattgagCCTATATATTGCTTTGCTCAGATGatggaattaatttttttctttgtatttAATTGGGGCTATATTTTTGCCCATGTCATAGAATTTACTTCATTCATTTACTAAAGTTCAGGATACCAACTTTTAAAATGTTTGGCACTTGAACTCATTGTGACAACATGTATGATTAAATGACCTAATAAAGTGGTTGATTGTACTAAGTTCTTGATCTTTTGGGGGACAATTTCTCTTGGTTTGGATTGTAGACTCAAGTTTCATTTCACAGATTTTCCCTACAGACCAATTTGCTGTTAATATCAGCTTGAAATTCCTTTTGTGCAAGATTTTCCGGAGTTCTTAACTGGAGTATTGTACAATTGTAGTCAGATCACAACATGTCACTAATATTCTTATTTCCTTTTACCAGTGTTGGATGCTGTTATGGTACTAAACTTCTGACACAATATGGAGTTGACATTTTAGAAGATCTGGTGGTTATGTTGGCAGATACAATAGCAAGCATATATTTGGAGCTTATCTCTATTGACAGTGACATTTCTACAGAGATGAGTGGCTTGGGCTTAACATTATGTTCAATGTCCACTAGAACACTTCAAAAACTAAGGAATGAGGTAAGCAAGACTAAGTTAGTTGGCTTGTTAACCAATTTTACATTTAATACTGTCATACAACATCTCTTCTAACAATTAGAATCTTAAAGAACATCTTAAGTCAGCTAGTAAACCTATAATGGCACTGCATATGCATGAGGAGAAAGTACTCTAATTCTTTAAATATGGTAGATGTAAATTTTAAGTTATCTTAGATGGAACATGAtgtaatgtccccaagccaacggAAAGCTGGGGACGGTACAACGCTGCAATCCTATGGATTTCCCTATAAAAATGCAAGGTCAGAATCAGAACAAATAACTTTCATGGAATAATGATGACATAATCTAGTTCATAAGTAATCAACCCACAGGACATTAATAACATAACTCAATCCATAATCAATCCACCCATTAGACATTCAATAGATTCAACAACTCGTTTAAAGACACAACATTctaatccaaataatatatatacaaagGAATCTCAATGCACAGT is from Musa acuminata AAA Group cultivar baxijiao chromosome BXJ1-6, Cavendish_Baxijiao_AAA, whole genome shotgun sequence and encodes:
- the LOC103989938 gene encoding uncharacterized protein LOC103989938 isoform X2, with translation MADCASIPSCARAQLQSIISRNNHFVASQRNAYARMLQRDCIKKGHLFGQFKCSATCLASATFRTGINDIICMKKSSIKCRCQGILMNPETNMPNNWIPIVNQVLLTVSVIFAYLAGVVPRDRAFSRVRDGTTGLHRDAATSSYDQLSLPQTIIGPRLRLIWVTLQRLQTEVNDISENSEFVTHDIWLKISLEVIKGAMLPICKEWLEVELNLEIGECNMMLTSKMLKKLKGDDRILQNINRVGKSELYSDLLFFLRFGSLSVGCCYGTKLLTQYGVDILEDLVVMLADTIASIYLELISIDSDISTEMSGLGLTLCSMSTRTLQKLRNEVVLKYWLQENFESVISMYEDRFELHVLHRELLDNPVENQNVNLHWWKKLPFRKSATASPMPYVCISRFSLPVKRTKELRALTGWRYYFSLYLEFSDISMPLVRSAFTKVRNAVSFLLVCMIGRSVGLIFTGIRQSLGWR
- the LOC103989938 gene encoding uncharacterized protein LOC103989938 isoform X1: MADCASIPSCARAQLQSIISRNNHFVASQRNAYARMLQRDCIKKGHLFGQFKCSATCLASATFRTGINDIICMKKSSIKCRCQGILMNPETNMPNNWIPIVNQVLLTVSVIFAYLAGVVPRDRAFSRVRDGTTGLHRDAATSSYGRSTESTSNDYWYETCKKLMDALSTIKNDSNFTSNVAENNADSKKQPFNLFAIDEGPRLRLIWVTLQRLQTEVNDISENSEFVTHDIWLKISLEVIKGAMLPICKEWLEVELNLEIGECNMMLTSKMLKKLKGDDRILQNINRVGKSELYSDLLFFLRFGSLSVGCCYGTKLLTQYGVDILEDLVVMLADTIASIYLELISIDSDISTEMSGLGLTLCSMSTRTLQKLRNEVVLKYWLQENFESVISMYEDRFELHVLHRELLDNPVENQNVNLHWWKKLPFRKSATASPMPYVCISRFSLPVKRTKELRALTGWRYYFSLYLEFSDISMPLVRSAFTKVRNAVSFLLVCMIGRSVGLIFTGIRQSLGWR
- the LOC103989938 gene encoding uncharacterized protein LOC103989938 isoform X3, yielding MLQHPVTVDQLSLPQTIIGPRLRLIWVTLQRLQTEVNDISENSEFVTHDIWLKISLEVIKGAMLPICKEWLEVELNLEIGECNMMLTSKMLKKLKGDDRILQNINRVGKSELYSDLLFFLRFGSLSVGCCYGTKLLTQYGVDILEDLVVMLADTIASIYLELISIDSDISTEMSGLGLTLCSMSTRTLQKLRNEVVLKYWLQENFESVISMYEDRFELHVLHRELLDNPVENQNVNLHWWKKLPFRKSATASPMPYVCISRFSLPVKRTKELRALTGWRYYFSLYLEFSDISMPLVRSAFTKVRNAVSFLLVCMIGRSVGLIFTGIRQSLGWR